A DNA window from Citrobacter tructae contains the following coding sequences:
- a CDS encoding YejG family protein: MMTLQLSIVHRLPQCYRWSVGFAGSKVEPIPQNGQSNENSLVALKLLSPDGDSAWSVMHKLSQALSDIEVPCSVLECEGEPCLFVNRQDEFAATCRLKNFGVAIAEPFSNNNPF, translated from the coding sequence GTGATGACATTACAACTCTCAATCGTTCATCGTCTGCCGCAGTGCTATCGCTGGTCGGTGGGTTTCGCAGGTTCAAAAGTTGAACCGATTCCGCAAAACGGTCAGAGCAATGAAAACAGTCTGGTGGCCCTTAAATTGCTTAGCCCGGACGGCGATAGCGCGTGGTCGGTGATGCATAAACTCAGCCAGGCGTTGAGCGACATTGAAGTCCCGTGTTCCGTGCTGGAATGCGAAGGGGAGCCGTGTCTGTTTGTGAACCGTCAGGATGAATTTGCGGCGACCTGCAGACTGAAAAATTTCGGCGTAGCCATCGCAGAGCCTTTTTCAAACAACAATCCATTTTGA
- the yejF gene encoding microcin C ABC transporter ATP-binding protein YejF: MTQSLLAIDNLSVGFRHQGTVRTVVNTLSLQVDAGQTLALVGESGSGKSVTALSILRLLPTPPVVYLAGDIRFKGESLLHASEQTLRGVRGNKIAMIFQEPMVSLNPLHTLEKQLYEVLSLHRGMRREAARAEILTCLDRVGIRQAAKRLADYPHQLSGGERQRVMIAMALLTRPELLIADEPTTALDVSVQAQILQLLRELQRELNMGLLFITHNLSIVKKLADTVAVMQNGQCVEQNRAALLLSAPTHPYTQRLLNSEPSGDPVPLPAGESPLLEVEQLRVAFPIRKGLLKRVVDHNVVVNNVSFTLKPGETLGLVGESGSGKSTTGLALLRLIASQGRIVFDGLALHTLNRRQLLPIRHRIQVVFQDPNSSLNPRLSVLQIIEEGLRVHQPALSAEQREAQVKSVMAEVGLDSETRHRYPAEFSGGQRQRIAIARALILKPSLIILDEPTSSLDRTVQAQILTLLKSLQQKHRLAYIFISHDLHVVRALCHQVIVLRQGEVVEQGQCEHVFNAPQQAYTRQLLALS, encoded by the coding sequence ATGACGCAATCTCTGTTAGCCATTGACAATTTATCGGTCGGTTTTCGCCACCAGGGTACCGTGCGTACCGTGGTGAATACGCTTTCTTTGCAAGTAGATGCTGGGCAAACCCTGGCGCTGGTAGGCGAGTCCGGCTCCGGAAAAAGCGTCACCGCACTCTCGATTTTACGTTTGCTCCCCACACCTCCTGTGGTCTACCTTGCCGGTGATATCCGCTTTAAAGGGGAATCATTACTCCACGCCAGCGAGCAAACGCTACGCGGCGTGCGGGGCAATAAAATCGCCATGATTTTCCAGGAACCAATGGTGTCACTTAACCCGCTGCACACCCTGGAAAAACAGCTCTATGAGGTGCTGTCGCTGCATCGGGGAATGCGTCGGGAAGCCGCACGGGCAGAGATTTTGACCTGTCTGGATCGCGTCGGGATCCGCCAGGCCGCCAAACGCCTGGCGGATTATCCACACCAGCTTTCCGGTGGCGAGCGCCAGCGCGTGATGATAGCTATGGCGCTGCTCACACGCCCTGAATTGCTGATCGCCGACGAGCCTACCACCGCATTGGATGTTTCCGTGCAGGCACAAATCTTACAACTGCTGCGCGAACTCCAGCGCGAGCTGAATATGGGCCTGCTGTTCATCACCCATAATCTCAGTATCGTGAAAAAGCTGGCGGACACCGTTGCGGTGATGCAAAACGGTCAGTGCGTTGAGCAAAATCGTGCCGCGTTGCTGCTCTCTGCGCCAACGCATCCCTACACGCAGAGACTATTAAACAGTGAGCCTTCTGGCGATCCGGTGCCTTTACCCGCCGGAGAATCGCCCTTGCTGGAAGTGGAGCAACTTCGCGTCGCTTTTCCTATCCGTAAAGGGCTTCTTAAGCGCGTGGTGGACCATAACGTGGTGGTCAACAACGTCAGCTTTACGTTAAAGCCGGGGGAAACCTTGGGTTTGGTCGGCGAATCAGGCTCGGGGAAAAGTACTACCGGTCTGGCTCTACTGAGGCTCATCGCCTCACAAGGACGCATTGTGTTCGACGGTCTGGCACTGCACACCTTAAATCGTCGCCAGCTGTTGCCGATACGCCACCGCATTCAGGTTGTCTTTCAGGACCCTAACTCGTCGCTGAACCCGCGCCTGAGCGTGTTACAGATTATTGAGGAGGGACTACGCGTTCACCAGCCAGCGCTATCCGCCGAACAACGCGAAGCGCAGGTAAAATCGGTGATGGCAGAAGTGGGTCTGGATAGCGAAACACGACATCGTTATCCTGCGGAGTTTTCCGGTGGTCAGCGTCAACGTATTGCAATTGCCAGAGCGCTGATTTTAAAACCATCGCTGATCATTCTGGATGAACCAACGTCGTCACTCGACAGAACCGTACAAGCGCAAATCCTGACGTTGCTTAAGTCATTACAACAGAAACATCGCCTGGCCTATATTTTCATCAGCCACGATTTGCATGTAGTACGCGCGTTATGCCATCAGGTTATTGTGCTACGGCAAGGAGAGGTCGTGGAGCAGGGGCAATGCGAGCACGTATTTAACGCGCCACAACAGGCCTATACGCGTCAGCTGCTCGCGCTAAGCTGA
- a CDS encoding ABC transporter permease, producing the protein MSRLSPVNQARWARFRHNRRGYWSLWIFLLLFGLSLCSELIANDKPLLVRYDGSWYFPLVKNYSESDFGGPLATKADYQDPWLQQRLESQGWILWAPVRFGATSINFSTDTPFPSPPSAQNWLGTDANGGDVLARILYGTRISILFGLMLTLCSSVMGVMAGALQGYYGGKMDLWGQRFIEVWSGMPTLFLIILLSSVVQPNFWWLLAITVLFGWMSLVGVVRAEFLRTRNFDYIRAAQALGVSDRGIILRHMLPNAMVATLTFLPFILCSSITTLTSLDFLGFGLPLGSPSLGELLLQGKNNLQAPWLGITAFVSVALLLSLLIFIGEAVRDAFDPNKAV; encoded by the coding sequence ATGTCGCGATTAAGCCCCGTCAATCAGGCCCGCTGGGCGCGTTTTCGCCATAATCGCCGCGGCTACTGGTCGTTGTGGATTTTTCTGCTGCTGTTCGGCCTCAGCCTGTGCTCCGAGCTGATTGCCAATGATAAACCGCTGCTGGTGCGCTATGACGGCAGTTGGTATTTTCCATTGGTCAAAAACTACAGTGAAAGTGACTTCGGCGGCCCGTTAGCCACCAAAGCAGATTATCAGGATCCGTGGTTGCAGCAGCGTCTGGAAAGCCAGGGGTGGATCCTGTGGGCACCTGTGCGCTTTGGTGCCACCAGCATCAACTTTTCTACCGACACGCCCTTCCCTTCTCCACCGTCTGCACAAAACTGGCTGGGTACGGATGCCAACGGTGGTGACGTACTGGCGCGCATCCTCTACGGGACCCGCATTTCCATCCTGTTTGGTTTGATGTTAACCCTGTGTTCCAGCGTCATGGGCGTCATGGCCGGTGCGCTACAGGGGTATTACGGCGGAAAGATGGACCTGTGGGGACAGCGTTTCATTGAAGTCTGGTCCGGCATGCCGACACTGTTTTTGATAATCCTGCTCTCAAGCGTCGTTCAACCCAACTTCTGGTGGTTATTGGCAATTACGGTGCTGTTTGGCTGGATGAGCCTTGTTGGTGTCGTACGCGCGGAGTTTTTACGTACGCGAAATTTTGATTATATCCGTGCCGCACAGGCGCTCGGCGTGAGCGATCGCGGCATTATCCTGCGCCACATGCTGCCGAATGCGATGGTTGCCACCCTGACCTTTTTGCCGTTTATTTTATGTAGCTCAATTACCACGCTCACCTCGCTGGATTTTCTGGGGTTCGGCTTACCACTCGGTTCCCCGTCGCTGGGAGAGTTGCTGTTGCAGGGTAAAAACAACTTACAGGCACCGTGGCTTGGGATCACCGCATTCGTATCGGTAGCCCTGTTGTTATCGCTGCTGATCTTCATTGGTGAAGCAGTACGCGACGCGTTTGATCCCAACAAGGCGGTATAA
- a CDS encoding microcin C ABC transporter permease YejB gives MGAYLFRRLLLVIPTLWAIITINFFIVQIAPGGPVEQAVAAIEFGQSGALPGAGSEGVRASHAQTGVGNISDSNYRGGRGLDPEVIAEITRRYGFDKPIHERYFKMLWDYIRFDFGDSLFRSASVLTLIKDSLPVSVTLGLWSTLIIYLVSIPLGIRKAVYNGSRFDVWSSAFIIIGYAIPAFLFAILLIVFFAGGSYYDLFPLRGLVSANFDALPWYQKITDYLWHITLPVLATVVGGFAALTMLTKNSFLDEVRKQYVVTARAKGVSEKNILRKHVFRNAMLLVIAGFPATFISMFFTGSLLIEVMFSLNGLGLLGYESTVSRDYPVMFGTLYIFTLIGLLLNILSDISYTLVDPRIDFEGR, from the coding sequence ATGGGCGCGTATCTGTTTAGGCGGCTACTGCTGGTGATCCCGACGCTCTGGGCAATCATTACCATCAACTTTTTTATCGTGCAGATCGCCCCCGGCGGTCCGGTCGAGCAGGCCGTCGCCGCCATTGAATTCGGGCAAAGTGGCGCGTTGCCGGGCGCAGGCAGTGAAGGCGTTCGTGCCAGCCACGCGCAAACCGGCGTCGGGAATATTAGCGACAGTAATTATCGCGGTGGCCGGGGACTGGATCCGGAAGTGATCGCCGAGATCACCCGTCGCTACGGATTCGATAAGCCAATTCACGAACGTTACTTCAAGATGCTCTGGGATTATATTCGCTTCGATTTTGGCGACAGCCTGTTTCGTAGCGCGTCGGTGCTCACGTTAATCAAAGACAGCCTGCCCGTGTCCGTCACGCTGGGATTATGGAGCACGCTTATCATCTATCTGGTGTCGATCCCGCTGGGGATCCGCAAAGCGGTGTACAACGGCAGCCGCTTTGACGTGTGGAGCAGCGCATTTATTATCATCGGCTATGCCATCCCCGCCTTCCTGTTCGCCATTTTATTGATCGTCTTCTTTGCCGGCGGCAGCTATTACGACCTCTTCCCGCTACGCGGTCTGGTTTCCGCCAATTTTGACGCCCTGCCGTGGTATCAGAAAATCACCGATTATCTGTGGCATATTACCCTACCGGTACTGGCAACGGTGGTTGGCGGGTTTGCCGCACTAACAATGCTGACCAAAAACTCCTTTCTGGATGAGGTTCGCAAACAGTATGTCGTCACCGCGCGAGCCAAAGGCGTTAGCGAGAAAAATATTTTGCGCAAACACGTATTTCGCAACGCCATGCTGCTGGTGATTGCCGGTTTTCCAGCCACGTTTATCAGCATGTTCTTCACCGGCTCGCTGCTGATAGAAGTAATGTTCTCGCTAAATGGGCTTGGATTGCTGGGCTATGAATCGACCGTGTCACGCGACTATCCGGTGATGTTTGGCACACTCTATATCTTCACTCTGATTGGCCTGCTGCTCAATATCCTCAGCGATATCAGCTATACGCTGGTCGATCCTCGTATTGATTTTGAGGGACGCTAA
- a CDS encoding extracellular solute-binding protein codes for MIARVLLLFFAVIGFSAQAQSIKESYAFSVLGEPKYAFNFTHFDYVNPAAPKGGQITLSSIGTFDNFNRYSMRGNPGARTESLYDALFTTSDDEPGSYYPLIADSARYADDYSWVEIAINPRAHFHDGSPITARDVAFTFHKFMTEGVPQFRLVYKGTTVKAIAPLTVRIELAKPGKEDMLSLFSLPVMPEKYWKDHKLSDPLSSPPLASGPYRITQWKMGQYIVYSRVKDYWAANLPVNRGRWNFDTIRYDYYLDDNVAFEAFKAGAFDLRLENDAKNWATRYTGKNFAKHYIVKAEQKNESAQDTRWLAFNIQRPVFNDRRVREAITLAFDFEWMNKALFYNAWSRTNSYFQNTEYAAKNYPDADELVLLAPMKKDLPPEVFSQIYQPPTSKGDGYDRENLLKASTLLEKAGWVLKGQQRVNSISGKALTFELLLPAGSNSQWVLPFQHNLQRLGITMNIRQVDNSQITNRLRNRDYDMMPRLYRAMPWPSSDLQILWASEYIDSSYNAPGVQSPVIDKLISQIIAAQGNKEKLIPLGRALDRVLTWNYYMLPMWFMAEDRLAWWDKFSQPAVRPIYTIGIENWWYDVNKAAKLPAARRQGE; via the coding sequence ATGATCGCTCGCGTACTGCTGCTATTTTTCGCCGTCATCGGTTTTAGCGCTCAGGCTCAGTCCATCAAAGAAAGCTATGCGTTTTCCGTACTGGGCGAACCCAAGTACGCGTTCAATTTTACTCACTTCGACTATGTAAACCCCGCGGCCCCCAAAGGGGGACAAATTACGCTCTCATCTATCGGCACCTTCGATAATTTCAACCGCTATTCAATGCGCGGCAATCCAGGGGCCCGTACCGAATCACTTTACGATGCCCTGTTTACCACTTCCGATGATGAACCCGGCAGCTACTACCCGCTCATCGCCGACAGCGCACGCTACGCTGACGACTATTCATGGGTCGAAATCGCTATCAACCCGCGCGCGCATTTTCACGATGGGTCGCCGATCACCGCCCGCGACGTCGCCTTTACCTTCCACAAATTCATGACCGAAGGTGTGCCACAGTTTCGTCTGGTATACAAAGGAACGACCGTCAAAGCGATCGCGCCGTTAACTGTACGTATTGAGTTAGCCAAGCCAGGCAAAGAGGACATGCTCAGCCTATTCTCATTACCGGTGATGCCAGAGAAATACTGGAAAGATCACAAACTCAGCGATCCGTTGTCATCTCCTCCACTTGCCAGCGGACCTTACCGCATCACCCAGTGGAAAATGGGGCAGTATATTGTCTATTCGCGCGTCAAAGATTACTGGGCCGCTAACCTGCCAGTTAATCGCGGACGCTGGAACTTTGATACCATCCGCTATGACTATTACCTTGATGATAACGTGGCCTTTGAAGCGTTTAAGGCCGGGGCATTTGACCTGCGTCTCGAGAACGATGCCAAAAACTGGGCAACACGTTACACCGGCAAGAACTTCGCTAAACATTACATCGTCAAAGCTGAACAAAAAAATGAATCGGCGCAGGATACGCGCTGGTTAGCGTTTAACATCCAGCGTCCGGTGTTCAACGACCGGCGTGTACGTGAGGCGATCACGCTGGCCTTTGATTTTGAATGGATGAACAAGGCGTTGTTTTATAATGCCTGGAGCCGGACGAACAGCTATTTCCAAAATACCGAGTATGCCGCCAAAAATTACCCCGATGCGGATGAACTGGTGTTACTCGCCCCGATGAAAAAAGATCTGCCTCCGGAGGTCTTCAGCCAAATCTATCAGCCACCCACGTCAAAAGGCGATGGTTACGATCGTGAAAACCTGCTGAAGGCCAGTACTCTACTGGAAAAAGCGGGATGGGTACTGAAGGGCCAACAGCGAGTCAACAGCATCAGCGGCAAAGCGCTGACCTTTGAACTGCTGCTTCCGGCTGGCAGTAACAGCCAATGGGTATTGCCATTCCAGCACAACCTGCAGCGGCTGGGCATTACGATGAACATCCGCCAGGTCGATAACTCGCAAATCACTAACCGCCTGCGTAACCGCGACTATGACATGATGCCAAGACTGTATCGTGCAATGCCGTGGCCAAGTTCGGATCTGCAAATACTGTGGGCCTCCGAATATATTGATTCCAGCTATAACGCCCCCGGCGTGCAAAGCCCCGTCATCGATAAACTGATTAGCCAGATCATTGCGGCACAGGGTAATAAAGAAAAACTTATCCCGCTGGGACGGGCGCTGGACAGGGTGTTGACCTGGAATTATTACATGTTGCCGATGTGGTTTATGGCCGAAGACCGGCTGGCATGGTGGGATAAATTTTCACAGCCTGCCGTTCGCCCGATTTATACCATTGGCATAGAAAACTGGTGGTATGACGTCAACAAAGCGGCAAAGCTTCCCGCCGCCAGACGACAAGGGGAATAA
- a CDS encoding cyclic di-GMP phosphodiesterase, giving the protein MFKRTSSSGRKLLLTCILTGIIVALLVSSLQFFMSWHQRNAKYETLTSNIQNYIESFFTDLENTTNALQPLIKENCSQVSAQLTSSAAFSLNVRAFLLVKDGIAFCSSATGPMDSPIKQLVPNLDITKNIDMDLQSGTPMMPNKPAIMIWYQNPSLKNSGVFTTLNINLAPYLLYSARQDDFNGVALIINNTAISTFSRQLVPATDLPDTPSHSAVLTKLPLEVRFYADAWSYKDVGYAVMLGCMLGIIAALLLWYYIYAIRLRPGKDILTAIKHNQFYVVYQPVVEMQTLEVKGVEILLRWHHPTTGEIPPDAFIHYAESQQMIVPLTQHLFKLVARDAPTLQKVLPKGAKLGINIAPTHLHGESFKEDIQNLSTTLPAHYFQIVLEITERDMLDQHEASKLFEWLHSAGFEIAIDDFGTGHSALIYLERFTVDYLKIDRGFINAIGTETLTSPVLDAVLTLSRRLNMLTVAEGVETQEQARWLRDRGVHFFQGFWVSRPLKLADFVRWMAKPDMPKW; this is encoded by the coding sequence ATGTTCAAACGTACCTCTTCTTCCGGCCGAAAACTTCTGCTCACCTGCATTTTAACGGGGATAATCGTCGCATTACTCGTTAGTAGCCTGCAATTTTTCATGTCATGGCACCAACGAAACGCTAAGTACGAAACGCTAACGTCTAACATACAAAACTATATTGAAAGTTTCTTCACTGACCTCGAAAACACCACGAACGCTCTGCAACCTCTGATAAAAGAAAACTGTTCACAAGTCTCCGCTCAACTCACCTCCAGCGCGGCATTCAGCCTGAACGTTCGTGCCTTTTTACTGGTAAAAGACGGCATCGCTTTCTGCTCCTCAGCAACCGGGCCAATGGATTCACCAATCAAGCAACTGGTTCCCAATCTTGATATTACTAAAAATATCGATATGGACTTACAATCCGGCACACCAATGATGCCGAATAAACCAGCAATAATGATTTGGTATCAAAATCCTTCTCTGAAAAACAGTGGTGTTTTTACCACCCTGAATATCAACCTGGCTCCCTATCTCCTCTATAGCGCCAGACAGGATGATTTCAACGGCGTGGCTCTCATCATCAATAACACAGCTATCTCGACGTTTTCCAGACAATTAGTCCCCGCGACCGATCTCCCTGACACCCCATCACATAGTGCGGTTCTTACTAAATTGCCGCTGGAAGTACGCTTTTACGCTGATGCTTGGTCGTATAAAGACGTCGGATATGCCGTAATGTTGGGATGTATGCTGGGGATTATCGCTGCCCTCCTTCTCTGGTATTACATCTACGCTATCCGTTTGCGCCCTGGGAAAGATATCCTGACCGCCATCAAGCACAATCAGTTTTATGTGGTCTACCAGCCGGTAGTGGAGATGCAGACGCTGGAGGTCAAAGGTGTAGAAATCCTGTTACGCTGGCATCATCCGACAACAGGCGAGATCCCGCCAGATGCCTTTATTCACTACGCCGAATCACAGCAAATGATTGTGCCGCTCACGCAGCATCTCTTTAAGCTGGTGGCCCGCGACGCCCCTACCCTGCAAAAAGTGCTCCCCAAAGGCGCAAAACTGGGGATTAATATCGCGCCAACGCATCTGCACGGTGAAAGCTTTAAAGAAGATATTCAGAATCTGAGCACCACTCTACCCGCACACTATTTTCAGATAGTGCTGGAAATCACTGAGCGGGATATGCTCGATCAACACGAGGCATCCAAATTATTTGAATGGCTGCATTCTGCCGGGTTCGAAATTGCCATTGATGATTTCGGCACCGGTCATAGTGCACTTATCTATCTGGAACGCTTTACGGTTGATTACCTGAAAATCGATCGCGGGTTTATCAATGCCATTGGTACAGAGACCCTGACGTCGCCGGTACTGGATGCCGTGTTGACACTCTCCAGACGCCTTAATATGCTGACAGTTGCTGAAGGGGTAGAAACGCAGGAACAAGCCCGATGGCTGCGCGATCGCGGGGTGCATTTTTTCCAGGGGTTCTGGGTCAGTCGCCCTCTAAAGCTGGCTGATTTCGTACGCTGGATGGCTAAACCCGATATGCCAAAGTGGTGA
- the mepS gene encoding bifunctional murein DD-endopeptidase/murein LD-carboxypeptidase → MVKSQPILRYILRGIPAIAVAVLLSACSTTNTAKNMHSETHAVGNRDNSSLQASQDEFENMVRNIDVKSRIMDQYADWKGVRYRLGGSTKKGIDCSSFVQRTFREQFGLELPRSTYEQQETGKSVSRTNLRTGDLVLFRAGSTGRHVGIYIGNNQFVHASTSSGVVISSMNEPYWKKRYNEARRVLSRS, encoded by the coding sequence ATGGTCAAATCTCAACCGATTTTGAGATATATCTTGCGGGGCATACCCGCGATAGCAGTTGCGGTTCTGCTTTCTGCATGTAGCACAACGAACACCGCCAAGAATATGCATTCTGAGACGCATGCTGTGGGCAATAGAGATAACTCTTCACTGCAAGCCTCTCAGGATGAATTTGAAAATATGGTACGTAATATCGATGTTAAATCGCGTATTATGGACCAGTATGCTGACTGGAAAGGCGTGCGTTACCGCCTTGGCGGCAGCACCAAAAAAGGAATTGATTGTTCAAGCTTTGTACAACGTACATTCCGTGAACAATTTGGTTTAGAGCTTCCTCGCTCAACCTATGAACAACAGGAAACGGGTAAATCCGTTTCGCGCACAAATCTGCGCACCGGCGATCTGGTTCTGTTCCGTGCTGGCTCTACGGGCCGTCACGTCGGTATTTATATCGGTAACAACCAGTTTGTACATGCCTCTACCAGCAGCGGCGTTGTTATTTCCAGCATGAACGAGCCGTACTGGAAAAAACGTTACAACGAAGCCCGCCGGGTTCTGAGCCGTAGTTAA
- a CDS encoding phosphatase PAP2 family protein, whose translation MKTRYPLILLLNIAGLALFLSWYIPAGHGFWSSLDTGIFRFFNQKLVESPLFLWVVAITNNRAFDGCSLLAMGALMLHFWLKETSEGRRRIVAIGLVMLLTAVVLNQLGQALIPVKRASPTLMLDNIHRVSELLHIPTKDASRDSFPGDHGMMLLIFSAFMLRYFGKVAGLIGLIIAVVFAFPRVMIGAHWLTDIVVGSMTVVLIGLPWWLMTPLSDRLVTLFTNYLPGKNKHFLNK comes from the coding sequence ATGAAAACCCGATACCCTCTTATCCTTCTGCTTAATATTGCAGGCTTGGCGCTGTTTCTGTCCTGGTATATTCCGGCCGGACACGGGTTCTGGTCTTCACTGGATACGGGCATCTTCCGCTTCTTCAATCAGAAATTGGTCGAAAGCCCACTGTTCCTGTGGGTTGTGGCTATCACCAATAACCGGGCATTTGATGGCTGCTCGTTGCTGGCAATGGGTGCACTGATGCTGCACTTTTGGCTGAAAGAAACATCGGAAGGTCGCCGACGCATTGTGGCTATTGGCCTGGTCATGCTGCTCACCGCAGTGGTATTAAATCAGTTGGGCCAGGCGCTTATTCCGGTCAAACGTGCCAGCCCGACGCTGATGCTTGATAATATTCATCGCGTCAGCGAGTTGCTGCATATTCCGACCAAAGATGCGTCAAGAGACAGCTTCCCTGGCGATCACGGCATGATGCTGCTTATTTTTTCCGCATTTATGCTGCGTTATTTCGGAAAAGTCGCAGGATTAATCGGCCTTATTATCGCTGTGGTTTTTGCATTCCCGCGAGTAATGATTGGTGCTCACTGGCTTACCGATATCGTGGTGGGTTCCATGACCGTCGTATTGATTGGCCTGCCCTGGTGGCTCATGACGCCATTAAGCGACCGGCTGGTCACTTTGTTTACGAATTACCTCCCCGGCAAAAACAAACATTTTTTAAACAAATAA
- a CDS encoding CobW family GTP-binding protein — MTKTNLITGFLGSGKTTSILHLLANKDPAEKWAVLVNEFGEVGIDGALLADSGALLKEIPGGCMCCVNGLPMQVGLNTLLRQGKPDRLLIEPTGLGHPKQILDLLTAPVYEPWIDLRATLCILDPRLLLDEKSVANENFRDQLASADVIVANKIDRATTESENALQTWWQHNGGNRQLVHADHGHIDGQLLDLPRLNLAALPASAAHAHQHADKKGLGALSLPAQQRWRRSLNSGQGHQACGWIFDADTVFDTIGLLEWSRLAPVGRVKGVMRIKEGLVRINRQGDDWHIETQNVAPPDSRIELISDTETDWNTLQSALLKLRLDVNA; from the coding sequence GTGACTAAAACCAATCTCATCACCGGTTTTCTCGGCAGTGGCAAAACCACCTCTATTCTTCATCTATTGGCGAACAAAGATCCCGCCGAAAAGTGGGCCGTACTGGTCAATGAGTTTGGCGAGGTGGGTATTGACGGCGCCCTGCTGGCCGATAGCGGCGCGTTGCTGAAAGAGATCCCCGGTGGCTGCATGTGTTGTGTTAACGGTTTACCGATGCAGGTGGGCCTCAATACATTGCTGCGTCAGGGCAAGCCTGACCGGTTACTGATCGAACCGACCGGTCTCGGGCATCCAAAACAGATTCTGGATTTACTCACCGCCCCGGTTTACGAACCGTGGATCGATCTGCGCGCCACGCTCTGTATCCTCGACCCTCGCCTGCTACTGGATGAAAAAAGCGTAGCCAATGAGAATTTCCGCGATCAGCTGGCTTCAGCCGACGTTATCGTCGCCAACAAAATCGATCGCGCCACGACAGAAAGTGAAAATGCCCTGCAAACCTGGTGGCAGCACAACGGCGGTAACCGTCAGTTGGTTCACGCCGATCACGGGCACATTGACGGGCAGTTACTGGATTTACCACGGCTGAATCTGGCGGCGCTTCCCGCAAGTGCTGCGCACGCCCATCAGCATGCCGACAAAAAGGGGCTGGGGGCACTAAGCCTGCCGGCACAGCAACGCTGGCGTCGTAGCCTGAACAGCGGCCAGGGGCATCAGGCCTGCGGCTGGATTTTTGATGCCGATACCGTGTTCGATACCATCGGTCTGCTGGAATGGTCGCGCCTTGCCCCGGTTGGGCGCGTAAAGGGCGTCATGCGAATCAAAGAAGGATTAGTGCGCATCAACCGTCAGGGCGATGACTGGCACATTGAGACGCAAAACGTCGCGCCACCGGACAGCCGGATTGAGCTTATCTCCGACACCGAGACTGACTGGAACACGTTACAGAGTGCATTGTTGAAGCTTCGTTTAGATGTTAACGCGTAA